The following are encoded together in the Gordonia insulae genome:
- a CDS encoding AAA family ATPase, which yields MGETTTAASGPTTIPSFGDVPDVVSRLRSTGYLADDATATSTYLADRLGKPLLVEGPAGVGKTELARAISQATGAELIRLQCYEGIDEARALYEWNHAKQILHIQATGTRDWDDAKSDIFSDEFLLPRPLLRAISRSEPTVLLIDEVDKADVDMEGLLLEVLSDFAVTIPEMGTVAATRRPIVLLTSNATRDLSEALKRRCLYLYIDFPEAAREREILASRVPELSDTLAAELVRVVGVLRTLDIRKKPSVAETIDWGNTLLALGAGEAGGAGAGKIDDGLIARTLGVVLKHRPDLKTALKELKLG from the coding sequence ATGGGGGAGACGACCACCGCAGCGAGCGGTCCCACCACGATCCCGTCGTTCGGCGACGTCCCCGACGTGGTGTCGCGACTGCGCTCGACGGGGTACCTCGCCGACGACGCCACCGCGACCTCGACCTATCTCGCCGACCGTCTGGGCAAACCGCTGCTCGTCGAGGGTCCGGCCGGAGTCGGCAAAACCGAACTCGCGCGGGCGATCTCGCAGGCCACCGGTGCGGAACTGATCAGGTTGCAGTGTTACGAGGGCATCGATGAGGCCCGCGCCCTGTACGAGTGGAACCACGCCAAGCAGATCCTGCACATCCAGGCCACCGGCACGCGGGACTGGGACGACGCGAAGAGCGACATCTTCTCCGATGAGTTCCTGCTTCCCCGACCGTTGCTGCGGGCCATCTCGCGATCCGAGCCGACCGTGTTGCTGATCGACGAGGTCGACAAGGCCGACGTCGACATGGAGGGCCTGCTGCTCGAGGTCCTCAGCGACTTCGCGGTCACCATCCCGGAGATGGGTACCGTCGCGGCGACCCGACGGCCCATCGTCCTGCTCACGTCCAACGCCACCCGCGATCTGTCGGAGGCGCTCAAACGCCGGTGTCTGTACCTCTACATCGACTTCCCCGAGGCGGCACGCGAACGCGAGATCCTGGCGTCACGGGTGCCGGAGCTCTCGGACACGTTGGCGGCCGAGTTGGTACGGGTCGTCGGGGTGCTGCGCACGCTCGACATCCGCAAGAAACCGTCGGTCGCCGAGACCATCGACTGGGGCAATACGCTGCTCGCGCTCGGTGCGGGTGAGGCGGGCGGCGCCGGCGCCGGCAAGATCGACGACGGGCTGATCGCCCGCACGCTCGGGGTGGTACTCAAGCACCGTCCGGACCTGAAGACGGCCCTCAAAGAACTCAAGTTGGGCTGA
- a CDS encoding histidine phosphatase family protein encodes MSGGPDSHDTAVERLTPVVRRLILLRHGQTEYNAASRMQGQLDTDLSAVGVGQAEAAAVALAERAPMVIVSSDLSRARDTAEALARRTGLPVSTDVRLRETHLGDWQGMTHLEVDDVMPGARRVWRDDASWTPPNGESRIDVARRAVPLVDELVAGLDDWGTGDLPEAPVVLVAHGGVIAAMTAALLDLPEASWPVFGGLANTSWVQLSGHGVPGEPPRWRLDVWNASAESADAAVQ; translated from the coding sequence ATGAGCGGGGGACCGGATTCTCATGACACCGCCGTCGAACGTCTCACCCCGGTGGTACGTCGGCTGATCCTGTTGCGGCACGGCCAGACCGAATACAACGCGGCGAGTCGGATGCAGGGGCAGCTGGACACCGACCTCTCCGCCGTCGGTGTCGGTCAGGCCGAGGCGGCCGCGGTCGCACTCGCCGAACGGGCGCCGATGGTGATCGTGTCGTCGGATCTGTCCCGCGCCCGGGACACGGCCGAGGCACTCGCACGCCGGACCGGGCTTCCCGTCAGCACCGACGTCCGGCTCCGGGAAACCCATCTCGGCGACTGGCAGGGGATGACCCACCTCGAGGTCGACGACGTGATGCCCGGCGCCCGACGTGTGTGGCGCGACGACGCGAGTTGGACGCCGCCCAACGGGGAGAGCCGCATCGACGTGGCCCGCCGTGCGGTTCCGCTCGTCGACGAACTCGTCGCCGGGCTCGACGACTGGGGCACCGGTGACCTCCCCGAGGCACCCGTGGTGTTGGTCGCGCACGGCGGGGTCATCGCGGCGATGACCGCAGCGCTGCTCGACCTGCCGGAGGCCTCGTGGCCGGTGTTCGGCGGCCTGGCGAACACGAGCTGGGTTCAGTTGTCCGGACACGGTGTGCCCGGGGAGCCGCCACGCTGGCGCCTCGATGTCTGGAACGCCTCGGCCGAGAGCGCTGACGCGGCCGTCCAATGA
- a CDS encoding vWA domain-containing protein, translating to MPRVSGDAGVSEVPIVGHLTGFVDELRARGIVVGPSSLIDSARAMEVLDLLDRRSLREGLAATLISDQMHRRVFDTVFDLWFPLGTGARTTVTDLPRTSDGGVDVEAMRQMVAEMLADDEAAADGRLDQMIALIVDEFGRYDSTRGEAFSAYQALSTVNPQTLIARIAAAMAGGGDDDGAVGDRPGTDPMYRRAARARASDLRAAIESETQRRMAGRNGRDRVADYAVPPLPENINFLSAGANDLAEIRRTIGPLARLLASKLETRRRRAHRGAVDVRKTLRASMSTGGVPIELSHRRPRPGRPELVVICDVSGSVAGFSQFTLRLVYALRQQFSKVRVFAFVDTVDEVTDFFDRGADDEDFGASMHRMITTARISTRDGHSDYGNMLKGFVEEYGESLTHRGALLILGDARTNYHDPRLGALRELTDRARHAYWLNPEARRNWGTGDSAATEYAEVIEMFECRNATQLGRAIADLLPV from the coding sequence ATGCCGAGAGTGTCGGGAGACGCGGGGGTGTCCGAGGTGCCGATCGTCGGCCACCTCACCGGGTTCGTAGACGAGCTACGTGCCCGCGGGATCGTCGTCGGGCCGTCGTCGCTCATCGACTCGGCCCGCGCGATGGAGGTGCTCGACCTCCTCGACCGTCGGAGCCTGCGTGAGGGCCTAGCGGCCACGCTGATCAGCGACCAGATGCACCGCAGGGTCTTCGACACCGTCTTCGATCTCTGGTTCCCGCTCGGCACCGGTGCACGCACCACCGTCACCGACCTGCCGAGAACCTCGGACGGCGGCGTCGACGTCGAGGCGATGCGGCAGATGGTCGCCGAGATGCTCGCCGACGACGAGGCCGCGGCGGACGGTCGGCTCGATCAGATGATCGCGCTCATCGTCGACGAGTTCGGTCGATACGACTCGACCCGCGGCGAGGCGTTCTCCGCGTATCAGGCCCTGTCCACGGTCAACCCGCAGACGCTCATCGCGCGCATCGCCGCGGCCATGGCCGGCGGTGGTGACGACGACGGCGCCGTCGGCGACCGGCCCGGAACAGACCCGATGTACCGACGGGCCGCCCGCGCCCGCGCGTCGGACCTCCGTGCCGCGATCGAGTCGGAGACGCAGCGTCGGATGGCCGGACGCAACGGACGCGACCGGGTGGCCGACTACGCCGTTCCGCCGCTTCCGGAGAACATCAACTTCCTGTCGGCCGGGGCGAACGACCTCGCCGAGATCCGACGCACGATCGGGCCACTGGCGCGGCTGCTCGCGTCCAAACTGGAGACCCGGCGCCGACGAGCACATCGTGGCGCGGTCGATGTCCGCAAGACCCTGCGGGCCTCGATGTCGACGGGCGGTGTGCCCATCGAACTCAGTCATCGTCGGCCGCGCCCCGGTCGCCCTGAGCTCGTGGTCATCTGCGACGTGTCCGGTTCGGTCGCGGGTTTCTCCCAGTTCACCCTGCGTCTGGTTTACGCACTGCGCCAACAGTTCTCGAAGGTCCGGGTCTTCGCGTTCGTGGACACGGTGGACGAGGTGACCGACTTCTTCGACCGCGGCGCCGACGACGAGGACTTCGGTGCCAGCATGCATCGGATGATCACCACCGCGCGGATCAGCACCCGTGACGGGCACTCCGACTACGGCAACATGCTCAAGGGATTCGTCGAGGAGTACGGCGAGTCGCTCACCCATCGTGGTGCGTTGCTGATCCTCGGTGACGCACGGACGAATTACCACGACCCGCGCCTGGGAGCGTTGCGCGAGCTGACCGATCGCGCCCGCCATGCCTACTGGCTCAACCCGGAGGCCCGGCGCAACTGGGGGACCGGCGATTCAGCGGCCACCGAGTACGCCGAGGTCATCGAGATGTTCGAGTGCCGCAACGCCACCCAGCTCGGCCGGGCGATCGCCGACCTGTTGCCGGTGTGA
- a CDS encoding glutamate-5-semialdehyde dehydrogenase produces the protein MSAPTADPGVVATDIEQVVAGLGKAAKVASRALGRLTTAAKNEVLLAAAAAVEANSEAILAANAADIERAENDGTEASLVDRLRLTPERVTGIADGLRQVAVLPDPIGQIVSGKTLPNGLELRQLRVPLGVVGMVYEARPNVTVDAFGIAFKSGNAVLLRGSSSASNSNAELVRVLRDVLRDKGINADAVALLPSEDRSSVTALIRARGLVDVVIPRGGAGLINAVVANATVPTIETGTGNCHVYVHALADIDVATRIVLNSKTRRPSVCNTAETVLIDKAVAADAMPKITQALRAQGVVIHGDEPGMEPATEQDWSDEYLSMDIAMKVVDDLDAAVAHIDTYGTGHTEAIITTDLAAAREFTSRIDAAAVMVNASTAFTDGEQFGFGAEIGISTQKLHARGPMGLPELTSTKWIVWGDGHIRPA, from the coding sequence ATGAGTGCTCCCACCGCCGATCCGGGCGTGGTCGCGACCGACATCGAGCAGGTCGTCGCAGGTCTGGGCAAGGCCGCCAAGGTCGCATCCCGGGCGCTGGGTCGTCTGACCACCGCCGCCAAGAACGAGGTCCTGCTCGCCGCGGCGGCCGCCGTAGAGGCCAACAGCGAGGCGATCCTGGCGGCGAATGCCGCCGACATCGAGCGGGCCGAGAACGATGGCACCGAGGCGAGCCTCGTCGACCGGCTCCGATTGACCCCGGAGCGCGTGACCGGTATCGCCGACGGTCTGCGTCAGGTGGCTGTGCTGCCCGATCCCATCGGCCAGATCGTCTCGGGCAAGACGTTGCCGAACGGACTGGAACTGCGTCAGTTGCGTGTGCCGCTCGGCGTGGTCGGCATGGTTTACGAGGCCCGCCCGAACGTGACCGTCGACGCCTTCGGCATCGCCTTCAAATCCGGCAACGCCGTGCTGTTGCGCGGCTCGTCGTCGGCGTCGAACTCGAATGCCGAGCTGGTACGAGTGCTGCGGGACGTGTTGCGCGACAAGGGGATCAACGCCGACGCGGTCGCGTTGCTGCCGAGCGAGGACCGCTCGAGCGTTACCGCGCTCATCCGCGCGCGTGGGCTCGTCGACGTGGTGATCCCGCGGGGCGGTGCCGGGCTGATCAACGCCGTGGTGGCCAATGCCACCGTGCCGACCATCGAGACCGGGACCGGCAACTGCCACGTGTACGTCCACGCGCTGGCCGACATCGATGTGGCGACCCGGATCGTCCTGAACTCCAAGACCCGACGCCCGAGCGTGTGCAACACCGCAGAGACCGTGCTCATCGACAAGGCGGTCGCCGCCGACGCTATGCCGAAGATCACGCAGGCCCTGCGGGCGCAGGGTGTGGTGATCCACGGTGACGAGCCGGGCATGGAACCGGCCACCGAGCAGGACTGGTCCGACGAGTACCTCTCGATGGACATCGCGATGAAGGTCGTCGACGACCTGGACGCGGCAGTCGCGCACATCGACACCTACGGCACCGGCCACACCGAGGCCATCATCACGACCGACCTGGCGGCGGCCCGCGAGTTCACCTCGCGCATCGACGCGGCCGCGGTCATGGTGAATGCCTCGACCGCGTTCACCGACGGCGAGCAGTTCGGTTTCGGTGCGGAGATCGGCATCTCCACCCAGAAGCTGCACGCCCGCGGGCCGATGGGATTGCCCGAACTCACCTCGACGAAGTGGATCGTCTGGGGCGACGGCCACATCCGGCCCGCGTGA
- a CDS encoding DegV family protein, with product MPVVVVTDSSSRLPAAIADHYGIRQVPLHLSRDGVDYLEGVDDIPADIISTPGVTTSGANPHELTLAYEEALEASDGDGVVAVHMSRRLSGTWGAGRLAAEKFPGLVRIVDSRSVGLAVGFTAIGAAQAAAAGADRDRVYESAIRQASTVDSMVCVHQLDNLRQSGRISAASKMLGSALSIKPILHMVDGMLTLKERHRTFSKALAKMVDAAVESAGGRPVTLGVQHSASPELARELAEQLTGRLRLVTSELVVDLGPILGCHVGPGAIGVTLASHLDPIDI from the coding sequence GTGCCTGTCGTCGTCGTCACCGATTCATCGTCGCGGTTGCCGGCCGCGATCGCCGATCACTACGGCATCCGGCAGGTCCCGCTCCACCTGAGTCGCGACGGTGTCGACTATCTCGAGGGTGTCGACGACATCCCGGCGGACATCATCTCCACACCGGGCGTCACCACCTCCGGCGCCAATCCGCACGAACTGACCCTGGCCTATGAAGAGGCGCTCGAGGCCAGCGACGGCGACGGCGTCGTCGCCGTGCACATGTCGCGGAGACTGTCCGGGACGTGGGGCGCCGGTCGCCTCGCGGCAGAGAAGTTCCCGGGCCTCGTGCGCATCGTCGATTCCCGGTCCGTGGGTCTCGCGGTGGGCTTCACCGCGATCGGTGCCGCCCAGGCGGCGGCGGCCGGAGCCGATCGCGACCGTGTCTACGAATCGGCGATCCGGCAGGCGTCGACGGTCGACTCGATGGTGTGCGTGCACCAACTCGACAATCTCCGCCAGAGCGGCCGGATCAGTGCCGCCAGCAAGATGCTCGGGTCGGCCTTGTCGATCAAGCCGATCCTGCACATGGTCGACGGGATGCTGACCCTCAAGGAACGGCATCGGACGTTCTCGAAGGCCCTCGCCAAGATGGTGGATGCCGCCGTGGAGTCCGCGGGTGGCCGCCCGGTCACGCTCGGGGTCCAGCACAGCGCCTCGCCCGAGCTCGCGCGAGAACTCGCCGAGCAACTGACCGGCCGGCTGCGCCTGGTGACATCGGAACTCGTGGTCGACCTCGGCCCGATACTCGGTTGCCACGTCGGCCCCGGGGCCATCGGCGTCACACTGGCGTCGCATCTCGATCCGATCGACATCTAG
- the nadD gene encoding nicotinate-nucleotide adenylyltransferase — MATDRQSSPQRRARRIGIMGGTFDPIHNGHLVAASEVAHRFSLDEVIFVPTGRPWQKLGDEEADPSRPVSPAEDRYLMTVIATASNPQFTVSRVDIERAGDTYTVDTLRDLRRLHPEAELYFITGADALESILSWQDWEELFELANFIGVSRPGYELHVKHLAHHLAQLPPDTLQMLEIPALAISSTECRARAARGRPVWYLVPDGVVQYIAKRKLYRAPRASSPGVSAP, encoded by the coding sequence ATGGCCACCGACCGCCAGTCGTCACCGCAACGGCGCGCACGCCGCATCGGCATCATGGGTGGCACTTTCGACCCGATTCACAACGGCCACCTCGTCGCGGCCAGCGAGGTGGCGCACCGGTTCTCCCTCGACGAGGTCATCTTCGTCCCCACCGGTCGGCCCTGGCAGAAGCTCGGCGACGAGGAGGCCGATCCGTCCCGCCCGGTGAGCCCGGCCGAGGACAGATATCTGATGACGGTGATCGCCACCGCGTCCAATCCGCAGTTCACCGTCAGCCGGGTCGACATCGAACGCGCCGGGGACACCTACACGGTCGACACCCTGCGTGACCTCCGACGACTGCACCCCGAGGCCGAGCTCTACTTCATCACCGGCGCCGACGCACTCGAGTCGATCCTCTCCTGGCAGGACTGGGAGGAGCTCTTCGAGCTGGCCAACTTCATCGGCGTCAGCCGGCCCGGGTACGAACTGCACGTCAAACACCTGGCGCATCACCTGGCGCAGCTTCCCCCCGACACCCTGCAGATGCTCGAGATCCCGGCGCTCGCGATCTCGTCCACCGAATGTCGTGCGCGGGCGGCGCGCGGGCGGCCGGTCTGGTACCTGGTCCCCGACGGCGTCGTCCAGTACATCGCCAAGCGCAAGCTGTACCGTGCACCGAGGGCGTCATCGCCAGGGGTCTCGGCCCCATGA
- the octT gene encoding diglucosylglycerate octanoyltransferase, which yields MTLLVLSDSLAYYGPAGGLAADDRRIWPNLVGERCDREVRLFGRIGWTSRDIWWALTQDPNIWASVPHAEVVVLAFGGMDSLPSPLPTAVREQIRYVRPNRLRQVVRDGYQWVQPRLSPLGWPVALPPKVTVEYLEKIRSALVQLRPGLPIVLCLPPTHRSPYYGHVHSGRIPTTAAMAEWATAHDLPTADFYPTTRDAFLAGSGDMNPDGIHWGFECHRGIADVVVPVVRTALDGPGDGLPGERSDGGCPPTGAGATG from the coding sequence ATGACGTTGCTGGTGCTGTCGGATTCGTTGGCGTACTACGGCCCGGCCGGCGGGCTGGCCGCCGACGATCGGCGGATCTGGCCCAACCTCGTCGGCGAGCGCTGCGATAGGGAGGTCCGCCTGTTCGGTCGGATCGGGTGGACCAGCCGCGACATCTGGTGGGCCCTGACGCAGGACCCGAACATCTGGGCATCGGTCCCACACGCCGAAGTGGTCGTGCTGGCCTTCGGCGGCATGGACAGCCTGCCGTCGCCGCTGCCGACCGCGGTGCGCGAACAGATCCGGTACGTGCGCCCCAATCGCTTGCGACAGGTCGTCCGGGACGGCTATCAATGGGTGCAGCCGCGGCTGTCGCCGCTCGGTTGGCCGGTCGCGTTGCCGCCCAAGGTCACCGTCGAGTATCTGGAGAAGATCCGTTCGGCCTTGGTCCAGCTGCGGCCGGGGCTGCCGATCGTGCTGTGTCTGCCGCCCACGCATCGCAGCCCGTATTACGGACACGTGCACAGCGGGCGGATTCCGACGACGGCAGCCATGGCGGAATGGGCGACTGCGCACGACCTGCCGACAGCGGACTTCTACCCGACGACGCGCGACGCCTTTCTCGCCGGCAGCGGCGACATGAACCCGGACGGGATCCATTGGGGTTTCGAATGCCATCGCGGAATCGCCGACGTGGTGGTGCCGGTGGTGCGGACCGCTCTGGACGGGCCCGGCGACGGGCTTCCGGGCGAACGAAGCGACGGGGGATGTCCTCCGACCGGCGCCGGAGCGACCGGCTAA
- the rsfS gene encoding ribosome silencing factor yields MTASAEALEMARVAALAAADKLAHDVTVIDVSEQLVITDIFVIASADNERQVTSIVDEVEDKLREAGYKPVRREGTREGRWALIDYADIVVHILHADEREFYALERLWKDCPIVEVDGLE; encoded by the coding sequence GTGACTGCCTCAGCCGAAGCGCTGGAGATGGCCAGGGTCGCGGCGCTCGCCGCAGCCGACAAACTCGCCCACGACGTCACGGTCATCGACGTCTCCGAACAGCTGGTCATCACCGACATCTTCGTGATCGCGTCGGCGGACAACGAGCGGCAGGTCACCTCGATCGTCGACGAGGTCGAGGACAAGTTGCGCGAAGCGGGGTACAAACCGGTGCGTCGCGAGGGAACCCGCGAAGGGCGGTGGGCCCTGATCGACTACGCCGACATCGTGGTGCACATCCTGCACGCGGACGAGCGCGAGTTCTACGCGTTGGAGCGCCTCTGGAAGGACTGCCCGATCGTCGAGGTGGACGGGCTGGAATGA